Within bacterium, the genomic segment ATGCCCCAAGGCGGAAATCGGCGGCAGAGGGCGCCTGAACGGGCGAAGAGCGGCCCACTGGTAATTTGGCCAGCCAAAAAAACAACAGCAACTTTCATGGGGAGGGCGTGTCAGAGGCCGATTTTCCTGGCCATTTAGCCGGGTTTTTCGTCCCCTTTCCCTATTAAGGAAAGGCCTGTTCTTGGTTGATTTTGTATAAAAATAAACCATTATGTGATACTTATCAGCCAAATAAAACTTGCATATTTTTAATTATAATATTATTTTATCGTGCAAAAGAAGTGTGCGCAGGAGGAGGCGTTGAAGAAGACCTTTGTCCTTGATACCAACGTAATTTTGCATGATTCAGGCTGCATCTTTTTTTTCCAAGAGAACGACATCGTCATCCCGATCACCGTCATTGAAGAGATCGACGCCTTCAAACGGGGACAGGATCTAATCAATTTTCATGCGCGCGAGTTTGTCCGTCTCCTCGATACCTTCCCCGGCGACGCCCTGGTGAAGGGCGGGGTGAGTCTCGGAGAGGGCCGGGGCCGTATTTCCATCCTTACCCTCTTTGACGAAGAGCCGGAAATCCATCGGGCATTTCTGGAACAGAGCCCCGACAACCGCATCCTCAGCGCCGCCCTTTTTCTCCACAAGTCCAACCGCGCCGCGCAGGTTATTCTGGTCAGTAAGGATGTCAACCTGCGTCTCAAGGCCCGCGCTTTGGGCCTGGAATCCCAGGATTACACCACCGATAAGATCAAGGATATCGACAAGCTCTATCGCGGCAAGCGGTTGATTGAGGAGGTTAATCCGGAGATCATCAACCGCTTGTTCACCGCCCCCTTCGAAGTCCCCGCCGCCGAAGCCGAAATCGAAGATCCCATCGCCAATGAATATTACATTTTACGCAATGCCAGCAAATCGGTCCTGGCCTGCTTCAATCCGCACACCCAGATGCTGGAGCGCGTCGAAAAGCTGCAGGCCTATGGGATCACGCCGCGCAACGCCGAACAATCCTTTGCCCTGCACGCCCTGCTCAATCCCGCGGTGCCTCTGGTGACGTTGAGCGGCAAGGCGGGGACCGGCAAGACCCTGCTGACTCTGGCGGCGGCCCTCGAGCGGCGCAAGGAGTACCGGCAGATCTTCCTGGCGCGGCCGGTGGTTGCCCTGTCGAACAAGGACCTTGGGTATCTGCCCGGCGACATCGAATCCAAGCTCGATCCCTACATGCAGCCCCTTTATGACAATCTCAGCGTCATCCGCAATCAATTCAAGGAGAGTGATGAACGGGCGCAACGCATCGGCGAAATGCTCGAAAGCGGCAAGCTGGAGATCGCCCCGCTCGCCTATATCCGCGGGCGCAGTCTGGACCATATCTATTTCATCGTCGACGAGGCGCAGAATCTGACGCCCCATGAGGTGAAGACCATCATCACTCGCGCCGGCGAGGGCACCAAGGTGGTTTTCACCGGCGATCCTTCGCAAATCGACACGCCGTATCTCGACAGCCGGTCGACCGGCCTCAATTATTTGATCAACCGCATGCAGGGTCAGGCGATGTACGCGCATGTCACACTGGAAAAGGGGGAGCGCTCACCGCTGGCGGAATTGGCGAGTGATCTGCTCTAACAAAAGTGTTGACTTTGTGGGGGAAAAGTGGTAGACTATAATTATGACCCGATTTTCTGCAGGGTTATCTGGCCCACGACGAAAACTGCTCTCGGTTATGAATAACCTTCTAGCTTCCACTACAGGGGAGGTAACCAGGATGCGCTCATCCTGCCTCTCTAGGTGCAGCCTCCCTTGTCGCGAAATAGCCCACGGTGCGGGATCATATTCTGGAGCAGCCCTTCTCATCCTCGGCACCGCCCGCCATGCGGGGCGACCATTCTCAAGTCTGCCCTCAAATCACACGACTTTCCCAAATAGAGGAGAAATCCGTTATGAAGCTTCGTCGGCTACTGGTATTGTTGCTGGTTCTCGGTTCCGGGACCTGGATTCTGGCGGGGACGACCGGCAAGATCGCCGGCTCGATCACCGATTCCGCCACCGGTCAGGGGCTGCCCGGCGCTAATGTCCTCGTCAAGGGTACAAGTTTTGGCGCAGTCACCGATCTGGATGGTCATTATACCATCCTGAATGTCCCGCCGGGAACCTATGATTTGCAGGTCTCCTTCATCGGGTTCAGCGCCGTCACGGTCACGGATGTCAAGGTGAACATCGATCTGACCACCACCCAGAACGTCAAACTGCGCGAGCAGTCCCTGGTGGGGGAGGAGATCACGGTGCGCGCCGAACGCCCGGTGATCCAGAAGGACCTGGCGGCGAGCGAGCTTCAGGTCACCTCCGACCAGATCAAGAATCTGCCGATCTCGTCGGTAGGCGAAGCCATCGGCATCCAGGCCGGTGTCACCTCCGGCCTCTCGATCCGCGGCAGCGGTTCCGAGGAAGCCCTCTTCATGGTCGACGGCATCTCTCTCCGCGACGAACGCGACAATACCCCGATTGCCAAGGTTCCTCTCAGCGCCGTCAAGCAGGTCTCGGTACAGGCGGGCGGTTTTGGGGCCGAGTACAACAACGTCCGTTCGGGTTTGGTCAATGTGGTTACCCGCGAGGGTGATCCCAACCGTCTCAGCGGCACCTTCACATTCCGGACCAACGCCCAGCCCTGGAATTCCGGTAAGAGCTACCTGAAAAAGTATTTCGGCGATGTCTCGCCCTTCGGTGCCGACTCCTACTGGCTGCGCCCCTATCTGGATGACGCGGTCTGCTGGACCGGCACCAAAAACGGCGCCTGGGATGCCTATACGCGGCGGCAGTATCCCGAGTTCGACGGCTGGAATGCGGTCTCGCAGACTTCGCTGACCGATGACGACCCGACCAACGACGTGACCCCGCAAGCGGCCCAGACTATCTTCAAATGGCAGCACCGCAAGCAGGGCGACATCACCAAACCCGATTACCTGGCTGATTTCGGTTTCGGCGGCCCCGTGCCACTCATCGGCAAAAAGCTCGGCAACCTGCGCTTCTTCATCTCCGGGCGTCAGGAGAGCGAGCAGTACCTCTTTGAAATGTCCCGCAAGGATCTGCTCGATAAAAGCACGTTACTGCGACTGGGCGCCGATATCACCCCCTCGATGAAGCTGTCGCTGAGCGGCCTCTATGGTGAAACCTATGGCACCAACTACAGTCTCTCCGGCGGCACCTCGATCATGAGCAGCCCGGACGATATTGCGGCACAGATGGCTTCCGCGGGATTCACTGTGCCGACGCGTATCTACACCAACATCTATTTCTCGCCGACTTCGCGATTTTACTCGACCTTTTCCTCCAAACTGACCCACTTTGTCAACAAGAGCACCTATTACGATTTTCAGCTCAAGTATTCACAGAAAAAATACTTCACCCATCCCGGCCGCTTTCGGCAACCGTCGGCCAAATACGAGATCGTCCCCGGTTATTTCGTCGATGAAGCCCCCTTCGGTTTCAGCACGACGCCGGTCTACGGCATCGACGGCGATTTCATGATGGGCGGTGCGGTCGGGGTCTCCCGCGATTACAGCAAGTACATGACCTACAGCGGTAAGCTCGATTTCGTCAGTCAGGTTAATCGCCGCAACCAGATCAAGACCGGCGTCGAAGTGGTCATGGATGATTATCAGCTCTCCTACGGCGCCTACAACGCCTATCTGCCCGAAGGCAATTTCTGGAACAACGTCGATCAGAAGCCCATCCGCGGCAACTTTTATCTGCTTGACAAGCTGGAATACGAAGGCTTTATTGCCACCGTCGGCGCCAACCTCGATTATTACACCCCCAACAGCCAGTGGTATAACGTCTCCACTTATGACCGGACCTTCTTCGGCCAAGGCTATACCAGCAACCTGGATGCGCAGTACAAATCCAAGGATGTCAAACCGCGTTGGATCCTCAGCCCGCGCATGAGCATTTCACATCCGATCACGGAGAATTCCAAACTCTATTTCAACTATGGCCATTACCGGCAGATCCCGACCTCGGAGAGCCTCTACCGCGTCCAGCGCACCGGCATCAACGCCCTGAGCCGTTATGGCGATCCGACGGTCCCCTTCGAGAAGACGGTCGCGTATGAGTTGGGCTACGACCACGCGCTTTTCAATAATTTTCTGCTGCACATGGCCGCTTATTACAAGGATATCACCGATCAGGCCTATTCGGTGCGTTATATCAGCTATGACGGCAAAGTCAATTATTACAAGAACACCAACAATTCCTACGAGGATATCCGCGGCTTTGAAGTCGATCTCTCCCGGACAATGGGGCGGTGGCTGGTGGGCGACGTCAATTATGAATACCGCGTCGAGACCTCCGGCTATTTCGGCCGCGCCTATCAGTATGAGGATCCCGCGGCGCAGCGCGAGTACAACAAGAGCAATCCGGTTCAGTCCAAGCCGCGGCCGCGGCCACGGGTCAAGGCTTATCTGGATTTCAACACCCCCACCGATTTCGGCGCGATCCTCGGCAACTGGCATTTTACCACCACGGCGCAGTGGATCGCCGGTTACTGGATGACCTGGAATCCCCAGGATATCGCCGGCATCAGCTACAACACCCAGTATAAAGACTGGTACGGCCTCAACCTCAAGCTCTCTAAGACCTTCGATCTCGGTCCGGTCGAGCTCAAGGGCTTTGTCGATGTCTATAATGCCATCAACTACAAGTACCTCTCCGGCAATGCCCACGTCGACATCTATGATTATAATTACTACATGAAATCGCTCCATCTGCCCGAATCTGTCACCCGCCACCTTGGCTACAACAACATCCCCGGCAACGATCAGCCCGGCGATTATCGGAATGATGATGTCGAGTTTGTGCCGATGGAGTGGGTATCGGATGTGAATACGGTTACCGCGCCCAGCACCCGGGCGGTCTATTATGAAGGCCCTTCGGGACGCTACCTGCAATATGTGGATGGCCAGTGGCAAAAGGTCCCCGACGCCAAGATCAAGAAGATTCTCGACGACAAAGCCTATATCGATATGCCGAACCAGACCTTTCTCAATTTCTTCAATCCGCGGCAAATCTTCTTCGGCATTACGCTGAACTATAATTTTTAATTTTCTCATCCCCTAATCGAGAAGGAACGGATATGAGACGAAAAACACTGTGGATCCTGACCAGCCTGGTTGCCGCCTTGTCCCTGGCCATTCACCCGGTCCAGGCGGATGACACCAAATGGTTGGCTACGGGCATGCTGCATGACTGGTTCTCCAGCGCCGGCTATGAACAGGAGGTCGGCCGGCGTCATCTGGTGGCCGATCAGCAGGACGGTCTGCAATGGCCGGCGCTGTTTGAGTACCAGGATTGCAAGGCCGCCAAGGCCTTGTGGATCGGAGCGACCAACTACAGCGATCCGATCGCCGGCAAGACCTACCCCTACAAGGTGGTTCACGTCGGCCCGCGCGTGCTCAATGAACTGAGCGAATGGATGCCGTCGAAATTCAAGCTCTATGGCCGCCACGATAAATCGACCGTCTATGTCGACGGGACCGCCGGCGGCAAGCTCGATCTGCTCGATTTTGTCGATGAGGTCGATCCCAATCTGACGGCCGACCGCTATCTCTACACCGAGGCCAATACCCAGATGGGCATCACTGAAAAACGCAAGGTCTATCAGTTCGGTCAGCAATATCATAACAACTATTTCATCCAGGAATACACCTTTGTCAATACCGGCATCATCGACACCAAGGGGACCAAGGTCAATCAGACCCTGACCGGGGTGGTCTTTTTCTTCCAGCATCGCTACTCGGTCTCCAAGGAGGCCTGTGTCTATGGCCTGAGCATCCTGCCCCAGTCGGCGGCTTGGGGTCATAACGAAATGAATGATACCATGTGGGTTTCGGATCAGGAGGGGATCGAAAAGTATCTCGCCCTCTTCTCCTGGAAAGGGCAGCACTCCAAAGCGGGTTTCGACTGCATCGGCGCCCCGGACAACCGTGAGAACGGCGACGGTCACCTGACCGCGCCCCATTATGCGGGCTTTGCGGTGTTGCACGCCGATAAGAGCGCCTCGGATCATTCCAATGACAAGAAGCAGCCGACGACGACCCAATATATGGGTTCGGATATCACCATCACCTCGGGCAATGATCCCTACAACGAACCCAAGATGACCCAGGAGTACGCGGCGATGACGGCAGGCCATCCGGCTAAAACCCATGCGGACGGCTGCATCGCCTCCGGTCAGGCAGCGGATGAGTATCTGGGGACAGTCGGCGGCTTCACCCAGTGCGCCGGATTCGGGCCCTATACCATGGCGCCGGGCGACAGCGTCCGTATCGTCCTGGCCGAGGGCATCGCCGGCCTCGACCGCAAGTCCTG encodes:
- a CDS encoding PhoH family protein, whose product is MKKTFVLDTNVILHDSGCIFFFQENDIVIPITVIEEIDAFKRGQDLINFHAREFVRLLDTFPGDALVKGGVSLGEGRGRISILTLFDEEPEIHRAFLEQSPDNRILSAALFLHKSNRAAQVILVSKDVNLRLKARALGLESQDYTTDKIKDIDKLYRGKRLIEEVNPEIINRLFTAPFEVPAAEAEIEDPIANEYYILRNASKSVLACFNPHTQMLERVEKLQAYGITPRNAEQSFALHALLNPAVPLVTLSGKAGTGKTLLTLAAALERRKEYRQIFLARPVVALSNKDLGYLPGDIESKLDPYMQPLYDNLSVIRNQFKESDERAQRIGEMLESGKLEIAPLAYIRGRSLDHIYFIVDEAQNLTPHEVKTIITRAGEGTKVVFTGDPSQIDTPYLDSRSTGLNYLINRMQGQAMYAHVTLEKGERSPLAELASDLL
- a CDS encoding TonB-dependent receptor — encoded protein: MKLRRLLVLLLVLGSGTWILAGTTGKIAGSITDSATGQGLPGANVLVKGTSFGAVTDLDGHYTILNVPPGTYDLQVSFIGFSAVTVTDVKVNIDLTTTQNVKLREQSLVGEEITVRAERPVIQKDLAASELQVTSDQIKNLPISSVGEAIGIQAGVTSGLSIRGSGSEEALFMVDGISLRDERDNTPIAKVPLSAVKQVSVQAGGFGAEYNNVRSGLVNVVTREGDPNRLSGTFTFRTNAQPWNSGKSYLKKYFGDVSPFGADSYWLRPYLDDAVCWTGTKNGAWDAYTRRQYPEFDGWNAVSQTSLTDDDPTNDVTPQAAQTIFKWQHRKQGDITKPDYLADFGFGGPVPLIGKKLGNLRFFISGRQESEQYLFEMSRKDLLDKSTLLRLGADITPSMKLSLSGLYGETYGTNYSLSGGTSIMSSPDDIAAQMASAGFTVPTRIYTNIYFSPTSRFYSTFSSKLTHFVNKSTYYDFQLKYSQKKYFTHPGRFRQPSAKYEIVPGYFVDEAPFGFSTTPVYGIDGDFMMGGAVGVSRDYSKYMTYSGKLDFVSQVNRRNQIKTGVEVVMDDYQLSYGAYNAYLPEGNFWNNVDQKPIRGNFYLLDKLEYEGFIATVGANLDYYTPNSQWYNVSTYDRTFFGQGYTSNLDAQYKSKDVKPRWILSPRMSISHPITENSKLYFNYGHYRQIPTSESLYRVQRTGINALSRYGDPTVPFEKTVAYELGYDHALFNNFLLHMAAYYKDITDQAYSVRYISYDGKVNYYKNTNNSYEDIRGFEVDLSRTMGRWLVGDVNYEYRVETSGYFGRAYQYEDPAAQREYNKSNPVQSKPRPRPRVKAYLDFNTPTDFGAILGNWHFTTTAQWIAGYWMTWNPQDIAGISYNTQYKDWYGLNLKLSKTFDLGPVELKGFVDVYNAINYKYLSGNAHVDIYDYNYYMKSLHLPESVTRHLGYNNIPGNDQPGDYRNDDVEFVPMEWVSDVNTVTAPSTRAVYYEGPSGRYLQYVDGQWQKVPDAKIKKILDDKAYIDMPNQTFLNFFNPRQIFFGITLNYNF